The nucleotide window GAAGTGTTTAGTCTATAAATGGTCattttttagtaaataaataaatttattgaaaccaTCCATTGATTGCAAAACACTCACTTTTAGCCGAACTTTGCTTTCCACGTTTCCCACCAGAAGTGTTACCAGTCGGCATCAATTTCTTCTTTGACGTGAAGTAGAGAGCGATGTAGGTGCAAGCGACGTAGATAAAAGCAAGAAAATTGAAGATGTTCACTGAAAGAGAGAAAGGCCAAGATCCTTCCTCAGAAGTTACAAAGATTCGAGGAAGACAAACGCTGTTGGCACTGTAGTAGCTGTTGAAATTATTAAAGACTGGTGCTAGTTAACCTGGCCCTACTTCTCTCCACAAAGAAACTCTAATAACCTGAGCATCCTTCAGTGCACACTCACCCATAGTAACGTGATATGTCCAATGTTTTCTGTTCCACTATTCCtcgtttgtttaaaatatccTGCAGTTGACCCCAAGTGGTTGCATCTCTTATTTCTGAGATGGTTTCGTTTGGAAGGCTGGCGTAGTTTGGGTCAAAGGTCAACATTCGTTCGGCCCAAACTTTAACGACATCATAGGACGCAGTTGCGCTTTTAAAGAACGGGTTGTCTGCAAGTGTTGCTCTATCGGTGAAGATGTGTTCCAAAGATGGAAAAAACGGAAGAGCGGCAATCACTCCTGCGATGATCCAACTCATCGCGATCATGATAAGAACAGACACGAGCTTCGGACAGAGTGAAGCTTTAAACGGCTTTAAATAGGAATAAGTTGCAAAATAATTCTCCAACAAAAAGTTGTATTGAAGTAAAACGTCTGTTATTTATAACAACTGAAGACTGTTTAGACAAACACCACTACAAGTGATGCATACCAAGTTTTTTATcctaaaacaataattaacaTCCCATATATCCCAAGTTGAATTTCCAGAACGTTCAACATAAACTTACCTTAAGAATGACGTAAAGCCGAAGTGACGTCAATAATATCATTGTGACCACAGAGCATTCGCTGGAAAAAACAACCAGGACTCCCATTGTCAGGCAGGTGGCGCTAGAGAGCCAACGTAGAGAGTTGACGCAATAAACTCCGCTGAAAACGGCGTCCATAATTGCCAGCATCAAGAGATATATCCCCATAAAGAAATCGGCTACGGCCAGGTTAAACACGAGAAGGTGATTGGCTTGCATTGAAGCAGACTCGAATCGACCGAGTTGACGAATTTCACTGATAATGACAATCTGAGAACATGAAGTTGTCAAACTCAAATTTCAAACAGCTGTAGAGTTAGTGTTGCAATAACATTACTTTATATCGCGGGATCTCTGCGAGTCAGTTACGAGATTTGTACTCATGCTTTGGAAAGCTAGCATAAGTATAACTACTTCTACGTCACAGATATAATTTACGCCATTGCCGCATATAGCCAACACGCCCATTATCCAGACGATGGCGCGCAAGATAGGGTTAGCAATGAGATGATATCTTGAGGAGAAAGGGTCATCGTTCGAGAACCTGGTGCCAGATGGACACTCGTCGCTTAAGtcgtcacaatcgccgtgCCCGTCAAATATCTAAACGCAGTTTGTCAATCCAACGGTTGAAAATGCTTAATGACAAGTTAAAATGTGATGTTTAGGTTTAACTAATGGTATAGGTTGCACGTCGTTAAGTTGACAATGCACATTGTTATCACTTTCAATTATCCACCTTTTCCTTTGTTACAAACAGAGGACTTTTGTCTTGGCAATAAAATCTTCCGTCTGAATGGCAATTGAGTTCGTCCAGTGCATCCACGCAGTCAATTACGCCGTCACAAACGGTTTCATTTGCGACCGACACCTGCGCAAAGCGgtaaatgtgaaaaaaaacttgaaagtaGCAGAGTCGTAATGAATGGGGTCGGAGTCACTTTAGGGAAGCAGCAATTGAAATAGAAAGGAAACTCACTCTCACGCCATCTACGTTGCTGCAACGAAATCGCTGGGGACATATTTCTTCGGCTTCGTCTTCACCGTCATCGCAGACGACAACTCCATCGCATAGCGCCGCTAGTGGCAAGCTTATGAGATCTCCTGCTTTGCAATAAAATCGTTCCGGGCAATACGTTTCGTCTTCTCCTGCAGGAAAATGatcttgaattttttttttatttgcatttggGCAACTTTGGGTTGGACCGAAaagcattgttacgtcaccTGAATCACAATCAACTCTTCCGTTGCAAACAGCTGATTTACGAACGCTGACATCTCGGTTGGCCTTGCAGTAATATCTGTCAGTGCAGTTGGCCTCATCCAAGCCGTATTCTTCCATTTCAGAACTGCTCGTGTCGTTAGAAATACTTCTGTtatttttgctgttgtcaTTTCTCGATAAAGagcgttttgttttgttaagttGTGACGTTGGTGGGAATGGTGGCGGATGATTGTACAAATTCGGATTATATTCGTCATAGCTGTTTGAATGGTATTCTCCTCCGTAACCGTATCCACCGTATACATCTCCTTCGTAGTATGAATGGTTTCCATCGACTTCCGCATAATCCGGTAAACTGATTGTCTCTGTGCTGCCCTCAATCGGGGACAAGGAACACTCAACAAAGCCATTGCATATCTCAAGCGCAGAGAAGTATGAGTTATAAAAATACAGAT belongs to Clavelina lepadiformis chromosome 6, kaClaLepa1.1, whole genome shotgun sequence and includes:
- the LOC143462768 gene encoding uncharacterized protein LOC143462768 isoform X2 — encoded protein: MLKFCDGLEDCFDGSDEIVTSTNCSECEIDQISCKMTSSNRTCAINRKYVCDSYVRCDDVDLCDAGCPSHYRCQGEHKLCVERSGLCCGENVVGCLENHGFKNGIGFQCVRKGALCMLPQQLLWDGVEDCDRGEDLCYISSSSGDDGRDLRHRSSVKFDRAKCFKCLDDSMIVPRHKVCDGVIDCSDLTDECLCENVPEICNYVTMRGGSGRKELPSNTTCDVGEVTCGDGTCVKRSAVCDSTGDCWDNRDEKYSYCAGTLQCQDGLVSDFGHKCRCGLACFGYVNRRWNYGNAYDKTWSPVIEGIATLCDGRNECLISGTSDERVSGCSAPPPEKINPPIESHKRCTEAAEVFSQPSFDGRLHVGDLYFYNSYFSALEICNGFVECSLSPIEGSTETISLPDYAEVDGNHSYYEGDVYGGYGYGGEYHSNSYDEYNPNLYNHPPPFPPTSQLNKTKRSLSRNDNSKNNRSISNDTSSSEMEEYGLDEANCTDRYYCKANRDVSVRKSAVCNGRVDCDSGEDETYCPERFYCKAGDLISLPLAALCDGVVVCDDGEDEAEEICPQRFRCSNVDGVRVSVANETVCDGVIDCVDALDELNCHSDGRFYCQDKSPLFVTKEKIFDGHGDCDDLSDECPSGTRFSNDDPFSSRYHLIANPILRAIVWIMGVLAICGNGIVIISEIRQLGRFESASMQANHLLVFNLAVADFFMGIYLLMLAIMDAVFSGVYCVNSLRWLSSATCLTMGVLVVFSSECSVVTMILLTSLRLYVILKPFKASLCPKLVSVLIMIAMSWIIAGVIAALPFFPSLEHIFTDRATLADNPFFKSATASYDVVKVWAERMLTFDPNYASLPNETISEIRDATTWGQLQDILNKRGIVEQKTLDISRYYGYYSANSVCLPRIFVTSEEGSWPFSLSVNIFNFLAFIYVACTYIALYFTSKKKLMPTGNTSGGKRGKQSSAKKLQNKILRLVITDFCCWIPLCIMAFINFSGVPVSDVAYAITAIVLLPINSSLNPILYSNLVDKMVAKTRQNLTTVFSSVRSTSDGGVPGVQVEETQT
- the LOC143462768 gene encoding uncharacterized protein LOC143462768 isoform X1 is translated as MICFFAFCLLVNIARVCNVHAQNNNFTCFDGTQIQMLKFCDGLEDCFDGSDEIVTSTNCSECEIDQISCKMTSSNRTCAINRKYVCDSYVRCDDVDLCDAGCPSHYRCQGEHKLCVERSGLCCGENVVGCLENHGFKNGIGFQCVRKGALCMLPQQLLWDGVEDCDRGEDLCYISSSSGDDGRDLRHRSSVKFDRAKCFKCLDDSMIVPRHKVCDGVIDCSDLTDECLCENVPEICNYVTMRGGSGRKELPSNTTCDVGEVTCGDGTCVKRSAVCDSTGDCWDNRDEKYSYCAGTLQCQDGLVSDFGHKCRCGLACFGYVNRRWNYGNAYDKTWSPVIEGIATLCDGRNECLISGTSDERVSGCSAPPPEKINPPIESHKRCTEAAEVFSQPSFDGRLHVGDLYFYNSYFSALEICNGFVECSLSPIEGSTETISLPDYAEVDGNHSYYEGDVYGGYGYGGEYHSNSYDEYNPNLYNHPPPFPPTSQLNKTKRSLSRNDNSKNNRSISNDTSSSEMEEYGLDEANCTDRYYCKANRDVSVRKSAVCNGRVDCDSGEDETYCPERFYCKAGDLISLPLAALCDGVVVCDDGEDEAEEICPQRFRCSNVDGVRVSVANETVCDGVIDCVDALDELNCHSDGRFYCQDKSPLFVTKEKIFDGHGDCDDLSDECPSGTRFSNDDPFSSRYHLIANPILRAIVWIMGVLAICGNGIVIISEIRQLGRFESASMQANHLLVFNLAVADFFMGIYLLMLAIMDAVFSGVYCVNSLRWLSSATCLTMGVLVVFSSECSVVTMILLTSLRLYVILKPFKASLCPKLVSVLIMIAMSWIIAGVIAALPFFPSLEHIFTDRATLADNPFFKSATASYDVVKVWAERMLTFDPNYASLPNETISEIRDATTWGQLQDILNKRGIVEQKTLDISRYYGYYSANSVCLPRIFVTSEEGSWPFSLSVNIFNFLAFIYVACTYIALYFTSKKKLMPTGNTSGGKRGKQSSAKKLQNKILRLVITDFCCWIPLCIMAFINFSGVPVSDVAYAITAIVLLPINSSLNPILYSNLVDKMVAKTRQNLTTVFSSVRSTSDGGVPGVQVEETQT
- the LOC143462768 gene encoding uncharacterized protein LOC143462768 isoform X3; its protein translation is MLPQQLLWDGVEDCDRGEDLCYISSSSGDDGRDLRHRSSVKFDRAKCFKCLDDSMIVPRHKVCDGVIDCSDLTDECLCENVPEICNYVTMRGGSGRKELPSNTTCDVGEVTCGDGTCVKRSAVCDSTGDCWDNRDEKYSYCAGTLQCQDGLVSDFGHKCRCGLACFGYVNRRWNYGNAYDKTWSPVIEGIATLCDGRNECLISGTSDERVSGCSAPPPEKINPPIESHKRCTEAAEVFSQPSFDGRLHVGDLYFYNSYFSALEICNGFVECSLSPIEGSTETISLPDYAEVDGNHSYYEGDVYGGYGYGGEYHSNSYDEYNPNLYNHPPPFPPTSQLNKTKRSLSRNDNSKNNRSISNDTSSSEMEEYGLDEANCTDRYYCKANRDVSVRKSAVCNGRVDCDSGEDETYCPERFYCKAGDLISLPLAALCDGVVVCDDGEDEAEEICPQRFRCSNVDGVRVSVANETVCDGVIDCVDALDELNCHSDGRFYCQDKSPLFVTKEKIFDGHGDCDDLSDECPSGTRFSNDDPFSSRYHLIANPILRAIVWIMGVLAICGNGIVIISEIRQLGRFESASMQANHLLVFNLAVADFFMGIYLLMLAIMDAVFSGVYCVNSLRWLSSATCLTMGVLVVFSSECSVVTMILLTSLRLYVILKPFKASLCPKLVSVLIMIAMSWIIAGVIAALPFFPSLEHIFTDRATLADNPFFKSATASYDVVKVWAERMLTFDPNYASLPNETISEIRDATTWGQLQDILNKRGIVEQKTLDISRYYGYYSANSVCLPRIFVTSEEGSWPFSLSVNIFNFLAFIYVACTYIALYFTSKKKLMPTGNTSGGKRGKQSSAKKLQNKILRLVITDFCCWIPLCIMAFINFSGVPVSDVAYAITAIVLLPINSSLNPILYSNLVDKMVAKTRQNLTTVFSSVRSTSDGGVPGVQVEETQT